The genome window TCATTGTTTTAACTCTTACAATTGCGCCAATTGCACTGCTGTTGGATACGGTTCCTTCAAGATTAATCTTAATCCATGAATTGGCTCCGCCGTTATTCCTGAAAAGAGAGTTGTTTTCAGAGTTGTCAAAACATTTAGCCACAAACAAATCAAGCCAGCCGTCATTATTATAGTCCCCCATTGCTGAGCCGTAACTCCATCCGGTCTCAACCGCGCTGATATCAGCGGTATCGCGTGTGAATTTTCCGGTACCGTCGTTGATATAGAGAAAGTTTTTCACCCGCCCTGCGGAACTGAAGGCGTTGGTAATGTAAATGTCAACATCTCCGTCGTTATCTATATCACCCATCACGCTTCCGAATGAGTCTCCGTCGTCGGAAACCAGACTTCCCTGTACTGATTCTGTAAAGGTTCCGTTGCCGTTATTCAAAAAGAGCTTATTGTTCTGATCGTTATAATTTACGATGAGCAGGTCAAAGTCGCCGTCATTATCAACATCCTCCCAGCTGCTGCTGGTAGTATTTCCTGCTGAAGTTGTCAGCGGTGCCAGTACTGCTTTATTGAATGTCCCGTCACCGTTGCCATAATAAACATTCTCATGCTGATTACCTTCATTGGTTACAAAGAGGTCAGGTTTACCGTCATTATTAATATCAATCCAGTCAGCATTTCGTGAAAAATACGTTTCCGTAACTGCAGCCCCGGTCGTTATTCTGGTGAAAGAACCATCCCCGTTATTGCGGTAAAGATTGTTCCGTCGGTCTCCGTCGCTGTTGCAGACGTAGAGATCCAAATCGCCATCGTTATCCATATCACCCCAGGATGCCGCTTCACTGAAGGTATTATTTGTGCTTACTGCAGAACCGGTAATCTGCGTAAAGGTACCGTTGCCGTTATTGATATATAACAGATTCGGCTGACCGTACCAGTTGGTAACATAAAGATCTTCATCACCGTCATTATCATAATCCCCCCAGGTGCTTCCGTCAGAAGAGCGGTTATCAAGGGTCACGGGGGAGTCAGTGATTTTAGTAAAAACCTCATTGCCATCATTTCTATAGAGGAAGTTATTCTGGCCTCCCTGCGGACCATTTGTTACAAACAGGTCAAGATCACCATCATTGTCATAATCAATCCAGTTAACAGCCCTGGAACTGCCTCCGTCAGTTACGTGACTGCCGCTGGTTACTTTTGAAAAATATTGCGCCTGCACGCTCTGCAGAAGAAGCAGCGTTACACTCAGTAAAAACAATTTCATGAAATACCTCTTTTTTGTTACGAAACAAAGATACTCCGGCAGAGATATCAGCACCCATATCTTATGATGAGTGTGCAAAAACAGGGATGAACAGTAAACAGGAATTTTTCGGAGAGAAAAGAGGGTGTGCACAGCCCATTGAGAACCTTGGCCGGGGCTGCGGGAAGCTGATGAATTATACTCGCCGCTGCTTTAGCATCCGTTTAAAATCCGCGGGCCATTTGCGGGTACAAGGATATTAACGACTTTAAGGACAGCATGGACTTTATGTCAGAAGATTTTTTTCATCCTTCATTTTTCATTCTTCATTCTTCATTTTTCATTACGCATTATTCATTAAATAAAAAGCCCCGCGCCGGGTTAAAGCGCGGGGTGGTTCTTTTCTTCACAGAGGTTAGGGCTAACATGTGAGTTTTATTATCAGCGGTGCTTATCAGCAATCAATCATTTCATCACTTAATCATTCACGCACCGCCGGTAAATATCTCTTCAAGTAACTGAAGAAGTTCGATCTGCCGGAAAGGCTTTGCCATATAATGAGTACAGCCGCCGTTCAGAAAATAACTGCGGTCATGCTGCATTGCATAAGCGGTCATCGCGATTACGGGAGTAGTATTGTTAAGACTGCCGCTCCTGATTCCCCTGGCCGCGGCAAGTCCGTCAACTCCTTTACCCAGATTTATATCCATCAGAACCGCCTCATACTGCTGCTCTCTGCTTTTCTCAATGGCAGATTCTCCGTCCCATACATGATCGGTTATATATTTTCCGTATAAAAACTTCTGAATGATTGTAGCATTCAGTTCATCATTTTCAACCAGCAGAATTCTTTTTCTTGCCGCTGTATGTATTTTTTCTTCATCAGCCAGTACAATATGTGCGTCTTCATTTTTCAGCTCATCGGTAACATCAGCGGGGAGGAAAACATGAAATACGGAGCCCCGCCCCTGTTCACTTTTCAGACTGATTGCGCCGCCAAGTTTTTCAACAAACTTCCTGGTAATTGACAGCCCGAGTCCGGTACCCTCATATCCGCGGTCGGTACCTTCTGACACCTGACGGAATTCATCAAAGATCATTTCATGATTTTCAGGTGCTATTCCTATTCCGGTATCTTCCACGCTTATTCTGATCATCTTTTTACCCGGCTCTGTTTCTTCAATGGCAGAAATTCGCACCGTGACTCCGCCGGTATGAGTATATTTCACCGCGTTATTAATAAGATTATTCACGATGCTGTTCAGCAGTCTTTCATCCGAGATGATTTTAAGATAATGGTATTCCGGTTCAAAATTGATATATAAACCGTTCCGCTCGGCTATTCCGGCAAAATTTTCCACGGCTTCGGATGTGATTTTAACCAGATCAACAGTTTCTTTTTTAATATCAAGCTTCCCTGCTTCAAGACGCGACATATCCAGAATCAGATTGAGTGTATCAAGAAGCCTCTTGCCGCTTTTATGAATCAGTTTTCCATATTCGGTAACCTCTTCATTGAAGCCGCCGTCATAGATAATTTCAGAATATCCCAGTACGCCAATCATGGGAGTCCGCAATTCATGACTCATGTTGGCAAGAAAACTTGATTTCAGCCGGTTCATCTCTTCTGCCCGGTCTTTTGCTTCCGTCAGTTCTTTTTCCGTCCTCTTTATTGCCGTTATATCCTCATTGACGATAATGGCACCGGTCAATTCATTCTGTGCGTTAATGATGGGCACCGATGAATTGTAAATAATCTTTTTTGTTCCGTCAAAGCAGTCAATCTCAATCTCCTCGTTTATCGAAGTTTCCCTGTTTCTTATGGCCCGGGCAGCAGCCCACTCATCCGGCTGAATTTCTTTTCCGGTTTTGTACCATCTTCCTTTATATTCGGCGAATTTATCTATCCCAACGTAACGCGCACCACCCCAGATCTTCATAGCGGCTTCATTGCCGCTGACTATCGTACCCTTCTCATCCATAATCCATACACCAACAGGAAGTAGTTCCAGAACGTTGATGAACAATCGCACCTGGTTCTCAATAGTCTTCTGGTACTCCCGCATCTGTGTTATGTCATCTTTGATCGCAAGGTAGTTAACCGTCTGCCCTCGACTATTTCGGACAGGAGATATTGTTGCTGTTTCGTAGTATATATCACCGCATTTTCTTCTGTTTACAAATTCCCCTCTCCAGGAGTCTCCATTAATTAAATGTTGAAACAACTGAGTATATGTTTCACGCGGTGTAAGTCCGGACTGCAGAATTCGCGGATTCCGCCCCAATACCTCTTCTGCTTTGTAACCAGTCATGCTCTCGAAAGCTGGATTCACATATTCAATAGAGCCGTCAAGCGCCGTTATTAAAATGCTTGAAGAAGTCTGACTCACCGCTGCAAATAGCCGGTTTATCTCCGTCTGCTTCGCGGCAATCTCCGTTTCATCAATAAGCACACCAGCGTGTCCTATTATCTCTCCCCCTGAATAGATCGGTGAAGTTTTGCACCGCCAGAATATTTCTGTCCCATCCTGTCTGATAAGACTTCCTTCCGCGGCGAAGGATTTTTCCTCATGTATTGCTTCTGTCCATTTCATGAGCATTTGCCGCTTATCCTTCTGTTGAAGTATTCCCATCCAGGAATAATTTTCCAGTGAGTCCTCCTGTACGCCGGTAATCTGATGCATCAGTTTATTGCTGTAAGTCATTCTGCCTGCCGGATCAAGTATAAAAATGCCAGCGGGTGACTCCTCAACAACTGCCCTCAGTCGTGCATCGGTCATGCGGAACGATTCTTCCATATCAAAGAATTTCAGACCGAACGAAAGATCTTCGGCCATTTCATCAAGAAGATAGCGGTCATCCTCACCAAAGAAATCCTTTTTTTCCGAGATCAGAAGAACATAGAGCGGGGTTC of Ignavibacteriales bacterium contains these proteins:
- a CDS encoding PAS domain S-box protein, which translates into the protein MSTNRIETKNLFRLIAVAATLLGIVAAALFFYQKEQIQNTQKRELKVIADYKANEIINWRNNYYRAADEIFYDDKVRQFAENYTGKGKSDEQELAMFREYLAVISSRYSFSGIHICSRGGKEILPSYGTDSKPDDLINAICKEGDSVLAPFISDFHKDENGHIHLTLVVPFFKYSGKQKTPYLFFFGRINPDKELYPVLDSWPYESLTSESTLSLVERDSIVYLNELRHRKNSALSLKISTHDSSYVAVKAFAQADRIVEGLDYRGEKVISYLKRIPDTDWALTVKTDKAELMRPVIYSVFFISGYALLFFGVIIFGFDVFYRKEKKKMYLHLYEEELRRNALLRQYDYILQNSGDIIFLVDESGKITEANQKALKEYGYTLEELAGKPAEIIRGNDEGVSVQEVIALLHKTGEITFETLHKKKDGEVFPVEVSAKLLQIDGAYFYQSIVRDISERKEHEKKIRRLNRLYSMLSASNKAIVRKSNADDLFSEIIRVAVQIGKFKGVWIGRTAGNQTTETIKEVGFSNGCASLTEILLLKQSEKFNAGFSDGSVFYCNDITGADFLSPEESAKMHIGSFAAMQLSVKRGTPLYVLLISEKKDFFGEDDRYLLDEMAEDLSFGLKFFDMEESFRMTDARLRAVVEESPAGIFILDPAGRMTYSNKLMHQITGVQEDSLENYSWMGILQQKDKRQMLMKWTEAIHEEKSFAAEGSLIRQDGTEIFWRCKTSPIYSGGEIIGHAGVLIDETEIAAKQTEINRLFAAVSQTSSSILITALDGSIEYVNPAFESMTGYKAEEVLGRNPRILQSGLTPRETYTQLFQHLINGDSWRGEFVNRRKCGDIYYETATISPVRNSRGQTVNYLAIKDDITQMREYQKTIENQVRLFINVLELLPVGVWIMDEKGTIVSGNEAAMKIWGGARYVGIDKFAEYKGRWYKTGKEIQPDEWAAARAIRNRETSINEEIEIDCFDGTKKIIYNSSVPIINAQNELTGAIIVNEDITAIKRTEKELTEAKDRAEEMNRLKSSFLANMSHELRTPMIGVLGYSEIIYDGGFNEEVTEYGKLIHKSGKRLLDTLNLILDMSRLEAGKLDIKKETVDLVKITSEAVENFAGIAERNGLYINFEPEYHYLKIISDERLLNSIVNNLINNAVKYTHTGGVTVRISAIEETEPGKKMIRISVEDTGIGIAPENHEMIFDEFRQVSEGTDRGYEGTGLGLSITRKFVEKLGGAISLKSEQGRGSVFHVFLPADVTDELKNEDAHIVLADEEKIHTAARKRILLVENDELNATIIQKFLYGKYITDHVWDGESAIEKSREQQYEAVLMDINLGKGVDGLAAARGIRSGSLNNTTPVIAMTAYAMQHDRSYFLNGGCTHYMAKPFRQIELLQLLEEIFTGGA
- a CDS encoding VCBS repeat-containing protein yields the protein MKLFLLSVTLLLLQSVQAQYFSKVTSGSHVTDGGSSRAVNWIDYDNDGDLDLFVTNGPQGGQNNFLYRNDGNEVFTKITDSPVTLDNRSSDGSTWGDYDNDGDEDLYVTNWYGQPNLLYINNGNGTFTQITGSAVSTNNTFSEAASWGDMDNDGDLDLYVCNSDGDRRNNLYRNNGDGSFTRITTGAAVTETYFSRNADWIDINNDGKPDLFVTNEGNQHENVYYGNGDGTFNKAVLAPLTTSAGNTTSSSWEDVDNDGDFDLLIVNYNDQNNKLFLNNGNGTFTESVQGSLVSDDGDSFGSVMGDIDNDGDVDIYITNAFSSAGRVKNFLYINDGTGKFTRDTADISAVETGWSYGSAMGDYNNDGWLDLFVAKCFDNSENNSLFRNNGGANSWIKINLEGTVSNSSAIGAIVRVKTMKNGIPLWQSRRVAGSSGYCGQTLQLHFGLADAQVTDSILVEFPSGVKQVLTQIAANQTLSITEDSTLYTDIGEARLPEGFVIYNSYPNPFNPETTIRFSLPAAGFVDLTVFNQSGELVTRLVKGTLSEGEQQIRFNARGLSSGVYYYHLVYNGFRRTGKMMYIQ